The Devosia sp. A16 genome includes a window with the following:
- a CDS encoding LptF/LptG family permease has translation MNRIDWIVVRRLGSNVGLTLAVLFGIVLLVEALNTTRFAALSATGGQALALAAVVLSAARWLIDTLPLTFLVGTVAGLLNLQATREITVIKASGQSVWRVMIAPLAITLLGGVVITLVVDTAVIQFNRTLSPSGTSSGEVGRTGALWLDERQGDLHYILEAGYVNASGTALGDIHVFLMDAPRDRIEAPTAELVGGEWVMAQATRFRSNEMPEAITDFRLPTVRTPGDMRARTASVKDMTVWELAASLAARLSDSRERAETETRFLRLLALPLTLCGSLVIAFAFTAGYRRTNKYGGAVLYGIVLGVLVYVVTEMAGRAGGAGVMHPVIAVAGPAVVAIVIGVTVLLNREDGRT, from the coding sequence ATGAACCGGATCGACTGGATCGTCGTCCGCCGCCTGGGCAGCAATGTCGGACTGACGCTTGCGGTGCTGTTCGGCATCGTGCTGCTGGTCGAGGCGCTGAACACCACGCGGTTTGCCGCGCTGTCGGCAACCGGCGGCCAGGCGCTGGCGCTGGCGGCCGTGGTGCTTTCCGCAGCCCGCTGGCTGATCGACACGCTGCCGCTGACTTTCCTCGTGGGGACCGTTGCGGGCCTGCTGAACCTGCAGGCGACGCGCGAGATAACGGTGATCAAGGCTTCGGGGCAATCGGTGTGGCGGGTCATGATCGCCCCGCTGGCCATCACGCTTCTGGGCGGCGTGGTGATCACGCTGGTGGTCGATACTGCCGTGATCCAGTTCAACCGCACACTGTCGCCCAGCGGCACATCGAGCGGCGAGGTGGGGCGAACCGGCGCCCTATGGCTCGACGAGCGACAGGGCGATCTCCACTACATCCTCGAGGCCGGCTACGTGAACGCGTCAGGCACGGCTTTGGGCGATATCCACGTGTTCCTGATGGATGCGCCGCGCGACCGGATCGAGGCGCCCACGGCCGAACTGGTGGGCGGCGAATGGGTGATGGCCCAGGCGACCCGTTTCCGCTCGAACGAAATGCCGGAAGCGATAACCGATTTCCGGCTGCCGACCGTACGGACGCCGGGCGACATGCGGGCCCGTACCGCCTCGGTCAAGGACATGACGGTGTGGGAACTGGCGGCATCGCTGGCGGCCCGGCTCAGCGACTCGCGCGAACGGGCCGAGACCGAAACGCGGTTCCTGCGCCTGTTGGCGTTGCCGCTCACGCTGTGTGGCTCGCTGGTCATTGCGTTCGCATTTACGGCCGGTTATCGAAGAACCAATAAGTATGGTGGGGCGGTACTTTATGGTATCGTCCTTGGCGTCCTGGTTTACGTTGTGACCGAGATGGCCGGACGTGCCGGGGGCGCCGGCGTGATGCATCCGGTCATTGCAGTTGCGGGGCCGGCAGTGGTGGCGATTGTCATCGGAGTGACGGTGCTGCTCAACAGGGAAGACGGGCGGACGTGA
- a CDS encoding LptF/LptG family permease, protein MRVGTRIGMTRLGTYLFRLFAAEAAALFGVALTILYLVQLLRVVEVGAVRDRGLGTLFWQTILGLPPLSIAFLYVCLAIGLARALRAMQASRELHIIHVSQRLPILLGTILSYAAIGTLLVLLLAHVVAPWASRENNQIKAQAAADLVGRSLVPNRFAELGDGVTITVGGRGADGEITSFFADDRRDENTRRTYIADSALITADEFGYVLQLKDGTIQYRTADGQFSEISFERYDIALERLTGDEDTGERRGDLSTYGIITRGLTEGEWPADSLRRVAERTADGFRVLALCLFVAAISAFPSGRRKEPALPVEIAVLGIVLLERAVTSYAPVAGWARETSGVITLIVLSTAILIYRLRVFAPLPREVHSR, encoded by the coding sequence ATGCGCGTCGGAACTCGTATAGGCATGACTCGGCTAGGCACCTATCTTTTCAGGCTTTTTGCCGCCGAAGCCGCCGCGCTTTTCGGGGTCGCATTGACGATTCTCTACCTCGTGCAACTGCTCAGGGTCGTCGAGGTCGGAGCCGTGCGTGACCGCGGGCTGGGCACGCTGTTCTGGCAGACCATCCTGGGGTTGCCGCCGCTTTCCATCGCCTTTCTATATGTCTGCCTCGCCATCGGGCTGGCCCGGGCGCTACGCGCGATGCAGGCCTCGCGGGAGCTGCACATCATCCACGTGTCGCAGCGGCTGCCGATCCTGCTCGGCACCATCCTCTCCTATGCAGCTATCGGCACGCTGCTGGTGCTGCTGCTGGCGCACGTGGTCGCTCCGTGGGCAAGCCGCGAGAATAACCAGATCAAGGCACAGGCCGCCGCGGATCTGGTGGGACGCTCGCTGGTGCCCAATCGCTTTGCGGAACTGGGCGACGGCGTGACGATCACTGTGGGCGGCCGTGGGGCGGATGGCGAGATCACCTCGTTCTTCGCCGACGATCGCCGCGACGAGAACACCCGGCGCACCTACATCGCCGACTCGGCCCTGATCACCGCAGATGAGTTCGGCTACGTGCTGCAGCTCAAGGACGGCACGATCCAGTACCGCACCGCCGATGGGCAGTTCTCCGAAATCTCGTTCGAGCGCTACGACATCGCGCTGGAGCGTCTGACCGGCGACGAGGATACCGGGGAGCGGCGCGGCGACCTCAGCACCTACGGCATCATCACGCGTGGATTGACCGAGGGGGAATGGCCCGCCGATTCCCTGCGCCGCGTGGCCGAGCGTACCGCCGACGGTTTCCGGGTGCTGGCGCTGTGCCTGTTCGTCGCCGCGATCAGCGCCTTCCCGTCGGGTCGGCGCAAGGAACCGGCGCTGCCGGTGGAGATCGCCGTGCTGGGCATCGTGCTGCTCGAGCGTGCGGTCACCTCCTACGCACCTGTCGCCGGCTGGGCCCGCGAGACCAGCGGAGTAATCACGCTGATCGTGCTCTCGACGGCAATATTGATCTACCGGCTGCGGGTCTTCGCGCCCCTCCCCCGGGAGGTGCATAGCCGATGA
- a CDS encoding leucyl aminopeptidase has product MPNRIEIKTAALPPKATGTLVVYVAEDAVPAGAAADVWQATGLDWVRVAAAANFKGKQGQVIDLLAPTGVKADRLLVLGSGKAGQDAGLSAWTDRGGSLAGKLLGLKAVKAAVLLDEAGVTPERIGELAAGLRLRAYKFDRYKPAKADDNGGGTLSVTLHVDGKAAVDKAIADRQATAEGTLLARDLIHLPPNVLGTLEFAAEAAKLADLGVEIEQLDEKAMRKLGMNALLGVAQGSARPPRLVVMRWNGGKAKEQPIAFIGKGVVFDSGGISLKPGLGMEDMKGDMGGAAAVTGLMHALAARKARVNAIGVIGLVENMPSGTAYRPGDILTAMSGTTIEIVNTDAEGRLVLADALWYTQDRFKPKFMINLATLTGAIGVALGNDHAGLFSNNDELSARLLAAGLATGEKLWRMPMGAAYDKQIDSRFADIKNSGGRPAGSITAAQFLARFVNDVPWAHLDIAAVALASPSTETNTAWASGFGVALLDRLVRDNYEAK; this is encoded by the coding sequence ATGCCGAACCGCATCGAGATCAAGACCGCCGCCCTGCCGCCCAAGGCTACCGGGACGCTGGTCGTCTATGTCGCAGAAGATGCCGTTCCCGCTGGCGCCGCCGCCGACGTCTGGCAGGCGACCGGCCTCGACTGGGTCAGGGTCGCGGCGGCGGCGAACTTCAAGGGCAAGCAGGGTCAGGTCATCGATCTGCTGGCGCCCACCGGAGTGAAGGCGGACCGTCTGCTGGTCCTGGGGAGCGGCAAGGCCGGGCAGGACGCCGGGCTTTCCGCCTGGACCGACCGCGGCGGTTCGCTGGCGGGCAAGCTGCTCGGGCTCAAGGCCGTTAAGGCCGCGGTGCTGCTCGATGAAGCAGGCGTGACGCCGGAGCGCATCGGCGAACTCGCTGCCGGCCTGCGGCTGCGCGCCTACAAGTTCGATCGCTACAAGCCGGCCAAGGCCGACGACAATGGCGGCGGCACGCTGAGCGTCACGCTGCACGTCGACGGGAAGGCTGCCGTCGACAAGGCCATTGCCGATCGCCAGGCCACCGCGGAGGGCACGCTCCTCGCTCGTGACCTTATCCACCTGCCGCCCAACGTGCTTGGCACGCTCGAATTCGCGGCCGAAGCCGCCAAGCTTGCCGACCTCGGCGTCGAGATCGAGCAGCTCGACGAGAAGGCCATGCGCAAGCTCGGCATGAATGCGCTGCTCGGTGTCGCCCAGGGCTCGGCCCGGCCGCCGCGCCTCGTCGTCATGCGCTGGAACGGCGGCAAGGCGAAGGAGCAGCCGATCGCCTTCATCGGCAAGGGCGTGGTGTTCGATTCGGGCGGCATCTCGCTGAAGCCCGGCCTCGGCATGGAGGACATGAAGGGCGATATGGGTGGCGCCGCGGCGGTTACCGGCCTGATGCACGCGCTGGCCGCCCGCAAGGCCAGGGTTAACGCCATCGGCGTCATCGGGCTGGTTGAAAACATGCCGTCGGGCACCGCTTACCGTCCCGGCGATATCCTCACCGCCATGAGCGGCACCACCATCGAGATCGTCAATACCGACGCCGAAGGGCGCCTGGTCCTCGCCGATGCACTTTGGTACACGCAGGACCGCTTCAAGCCGAAATTCATGATCAACCTCGCGACCCTGACCGGCGCCATCGGCGTGGCGCTCGGCAACGATCACGCGGGGTTGTTCTCCAACAATGACGAACTCTCGGCCAGGCTGCTGGCCGCCGGCCTTGCGACCGGCGAAAAGCTCTGGCGCATGCCGATGGGCGCCGCCTACGACAAGCAGATCGACAGCCGCTTCGCCGACATCAAGAACTCGGGCGGTCGCCCGGCGGGCTCGATTACCGCGGCGCAGTTCCTCGCCCGCTTTGTCAACGATGTGCCGTGGGCGCACCTCGATATCGCCGCCGTGGCGCTGGCCTCGCCCAGCACCGAGACCAACACCGCCTGGGCCTCCGGCTTCGGCGTGGCGCTGCTTGATCGGCTGGTGCGCGACAATTACGAGGCCAAATGA
- a CDS encoding DNA polymerase III subunit chi has protein sequence MTEILFYHLESQPLERVLPVLLEKSLERGWSVVVETGSEERARLLDDMLWTYRDDSFLPHSLAGGDADHLQPVLITTRPHNPNNAEVRFFVDRAVPQSGEGYQRIVFMFSGHDPDAVTEARAAWKALRDGNEVTYWQQDGNGRWTKKG, from the coding sequence ATGACCGAGATCCTGTTCTATCATCTCGAAAGCCAACCGCTCGAGCGCGTGCTGCCGGTGCTGCTCGAAAAGTCGCTGGAACGCGGCTGGAGCGTGGTCGTCGAGACCGGCAGCGAGGAGCGGGCGCGGCTGCTCGACGACATGCTGTGGACCTATCGCGACGACAGCTTTCTGCCGCACTCGCTGGCCGGAGGCGACGCCGATCACCTGCAGCCGGTGCTGATCACCACGCGTCCGCACAATCCCAACAATGCCGAAGTGCGCTTTTTCGTCGACCGCGCCGTGCCGCAATCGGGCGAAGGCTACCAGCGCATCGTCTTCATGTTCTCAGGCCACGACCCCGACGCGGTGACCGAAGCGCGAGCCGCCTGGAAGGCGCTGCGCGACGGCAACGAAGTCACCTACTGGCAGCAGGACGGCAACGGCAGGTGGACCAAGAAAGGGTAG
- a CDS encoding cupin domain-containing protein, with translation MKAMTASEVVALLGMEPHPEGGFYKQTFADAPNGSGRPHSTLIYYLLSNRQTGAWHRVDSVEVWHWYAGAPMRLDISRDGKRVSEHALGNDLMAGERPQLVIPGNAWQRAACLGDWTLVGCTVAPGFQFSKFEQAEPGWEPG, from the coding sequence ATGAAGGCGATGACGGCCAGCGAAGTGGTGGCGCTGCTCGGCATGGAGCCGCATCCCGAAGGCGGCTTCTACAAGCAGACCTTCGCCGATGCCCCCAACGGCAGCGGCCGGCCGCACTCGACGCTGATCTACTACCTGCTGAGCAACCGGCAGACCGGCGCCTGGCACCGGGTGGACTCGGTCGAGGTGTGGCACTGGTATGCCGGTGCACCGATGCGGCTCGATATCTCGCGCGACGGCAAGCGCGTCAGCGAACACGCACTGGGGAACGATCTGATGGCCGGCGAACGGCCGCAACTGGTGATCCCCGGCAATGCCTGGCAGCGCGCCGCCTGTCTCGGCGACTGGACGCTGGTCGGCTGCACCGTCGCGCCCGGGTTCCAGTTCTCCAAGTTCGAGCAGGCGGAACCGGGTTGGGAGCCGGGTTGA
- a CDS encoding ABC-F family ATP-binding cassette domain-containing protein: MLTITDLTYRIQGRALFEDANLVLPDGSKTGFVGKNGTGKTTLFQLIQGQLAPERGTIEVNKRARIGAVAQEAPASQVSVLDVVLSADKERSALLAEAETATDPHRIGDIHTRLAEIDAHTAEARASTILKGLGFEKDRQLAPTSELSGGWRMRVSLAGVLFSQPDLLLLDEPTNYLDLEGTLWLEKYLATYPYTVFMISHDRDLLNKAVNSIAHLEHRKLTFYKGAYDTFEETRRMQMELNNKSREKTLDQIAHLQKFVDRFKAKATKAKQAQARVKMIAKLKPPAAMFDESSSPFNFPDPKKVPASPMMTFDNVSVGYGDKVILRHITNRIDPDDRIALIGVNGNGKSTFAKLLSGDLKPMGGEMRKGKGLEIAYFAQHQLDKLKPEQTPFEHVIDLMPYDSEAKRRSRVAQMGLTTSRMDTKVKNLSGGERARLLLGLITFNGPGMLILDEPTNHLDIDSRDALVAALNDYSGAVLIISHDRHLIDATVDKLWIAQNGTIEEFDEDLDTYQRLLTSSSNGKAGKKDAAPVVEDRKAARQDAAAKRAEVAPLRRSIKDLEHKLGRLRTELARVDGFLADPKSYDGAPERVILLGKDKARFEGEIARIEETWLALSEELEQAEKAQA; this comes from the coding sequence ATGTTGACAATTACCGATCTCACTTACCGCATCCAGGGCCGCGCCCTGTTCGAGGACGCCAATCTCGTGCTGCCGGATGGCAGCAAGACGGGCTTTGTCGGCAAGAACGGCACGGGCAAGACCACGCTGTTCCAGTTGATTCAGGGGCAGCTGGCGCCCGAGCGCGGCACGATCGAGGTCAACAAGCGGGCCCGCATCGGCGCAGTGGCGCAGGAAGCGCCGGCGAGCCAGGTCAGCGTGCTGGACGTGGTGCTGTCGGCCGACAAGGAGCGCAGCGCACTGCTCGCGGAGGCCGAGACGGCGACCGATCCGCACCGGATCGGTGACATTCACACCCGGCTGGCCGAAATCGATGCGCATACCGCCGAGGCGCGCGCCTCGACGATCCTCAAGGGCCTCGGCTTCGAGAAGGACCGGCAATTGGCGCCGACCTCGGAACTGTCGGGCGGCTGGCGGATGCGCGTGTCGCTGGCCGGCGTACTGTTTTCGCAGCCCGACCTGCTGCTGCTGGACGAGCCGACCAACTATCTCGACCTCGAAGGCACGCTGTGGCTCGAGAAGTATCTCGCGACCTATCCCTATACCGTGTTCATGATCAGCCACGACCGTGACCTGCTGAACAAGGCGGTGAACTCCATCGCGCATCTCGAGCACCGCAAGCTCACCTTCTACAAGGGCGCCTACGACACGTTCGAAGAGACGCGCCGGATGCAGATGGAGCTCAACAACAAGAGCCGCGAGAAGACGCTCGACCAGATCGCGCACCTGCAGAAATTCGTCGACCGCTTCAAGGCCAAGGCCACCAAGGCCAAGCAGGCGCAGGCGCGCGTGAAAATGATCGCCAAGCTGAAGCCGCCGGCAGCGATGTTCGACGAGAGCTCGTCGCCGTTCAACTTCCCCGATCCCAAGAAGGTCCCGGCCTCGCCGATGATGACCTTCGACAACGTCTCGGTCGGCTACGGCGACAAGGTGATCCTCCGCCACATCACCAACCGGATCGATCCGGACGACCGCATTGCGCTGATCGGCGTCAACGGCAACGGCAAATCGACTTTTGCCAAGCTGCTGTCGGGCGACCTCAAGCCGATGGGCGGCGAGATGCGCAAGGGCAAGGGACTGGAGATCGCCTACTTCGCCCAGCACCAGCTCGACAAGCTGAAGCCGGAGCAGACGCCGTTCGAGCACGTCATCGACCTGATGCCCTATGACAGCGAAGCCAAGCGCCGCTCGCGCGTGGCGCAGATGGGGCTCACCACCTCACGCATGGACACCAAGGTGAAGAACCTGTCGGGTGGCGAGCGCGCGCGCCTGCTGCTGGGGCTCATCACCTTCAACGGGCCGGGCATGCTGATCCTCGACGAGCCGACCAACCACCTCGACATCGACAGTCGCGATGCGCTGGTGGCGGCACTCAACGATTATTCGGGCGCCGTGCTGATCATCAGCCACGATCGCCACCTGATCGACGCGACGGTGGACAAGCTGTGGATCGCGCAGAACGGCACGATCGAGGAATTCGACGAGGATCTCGATACTTACCAGCGCCTGTTGACGTCCAGCAGCAACGGCAAGGCCGGCAAGAAGGATGCGGCGCCGGTGGTCGAGGACCGCAAGGCGGCCCGGCAGGACGCCGCGGCGAAGCGCGCCGAAGTCGCGCCGCTGCGCAGATCGATCAAGGATCTCGAACACAAGCTCGGTCGGCTGCGCACCGAGCTGGCGCGGGTGGATGGCTTCCTCGCCGACCCCAAGAGCTATGACGGGGCCCCCGAGCGGGTGATCCTGCTCGGCAAGGACAAGGCGCGCTTCGAAGGCGAGATCGCGCGGATCGAGGAAACCTGGCTGGCGCTGAGCGAAGAACTCGAGCAGGCTGAGAAGGCCCAGGCATGA
- a CDS encoding GNAT family N-acetyltransferase — protein sequence MASDYIIRAGTAADQPALLAIVWKTVMANPRDRDALLAHPEAVQVPVDHLTPATACVADDGSAPAGFAIVLPRPDGQAELDGLFVDPALQRLGLGRRLVERARHLAGAMGAGELHVIGHDDALPFYLSMGFVQIGAAETQFGTAPLLCLKLAGG from the coding sequence ATGGCCTCGGACTACATCATTCGCGCGGGCACCGCGGCCGACCAGCCGGCGCTGCTCGCCATCGTCTGGAAGACGGTAATGGCAAACCCGCGCGATCGCGATGCGTTGCTGGCGCATCCAGAGGCAGTGCAAGTGCCGGTCGACCACCTGACGCCGGCAACCGCCTGCGTTGCCGATGACGGCAGCGCCCCGGCAGGCTTTGCCATCGTGCTGCCGCGGCCGGACGGGCAGGCCGAGCTCGATGGGCTGTTCGTCGACCCGGCGCTGCAGCGTCTGGGCCTCGGGCGTCGGCTGGTCGAACGCGCCAGGCATTTGGCGGGCGCGATGGGTGCCGGGGAGTTGCACGTCATCGGCCATGACGACGCCCTCCCCTTCTACCTATCCATGGGTTTCGTGCAGATCGGGGCGGCGGAGACGCAGTTCGGGACGGCGCCGCTGCTGTGCCTCAAACTGGCGGGCGGTTAG
- the ndk gene encoding nucleoside-diphosphate kinase produces MAIERTFSIIKPDAVRRNLIGNILAVFEKNGLRPVALKKIKMTRAQAEGFYAVHKERPFFGELVETMTSGPVVVQVLEGENAILKNREVMGATNPANAAEGTIRKLYAVSVGENSVHGSDAPETAAQEIKFFFTDDEIVG; encoded by the coding sequence ATGGCCATCGAGCGCACCTTCTCCATCATCAAGCCCGACGCGGTCCGCCGCAACCTGATCGGCAATATCCTTGCCGTGTTCGAAAAGAACGGCCTGCGTCCGGTGGCGCTGAAGAAGATCAAGATGACCCGCGCCCAGGCCGAGGGCTTCTATGCCGTCCACAAGGAGCGCCCGTTCTTCGGCGAACTGGTCGAGACCATGACCTCGGGTCCGGTGGTCGTGCAGGTGCTGGAAGGCGAGAACGCCATCCTCAAGAACCGCGAAGTGATGGGCGCCACCAACCCGGCGAACGCCGCCGAGGGCACCATCCGCAAGCTCTACGCCGTTTCGGTCGGCGAGAACTCGGTGCACGGCTCGGACGCTCCGGAGACGGCGGCGCAGGAGATCAAGTTCTTCTTCACCGACGACGAGATCGTCGGCTGA
- a CDS encoding DEAD/DEAH box helicase gives MNLPETIHPALAAALAARGYDMLTPVQLSVLEPEAAERDLLVSAQTGSGKTVAFGMAIAPTLLGEAERFAPATTPLALLIAPTRDLALQVQRELQWLYAETGAQIAAGVGGMDIRTERRALERGAQIVVGTPGRLRDHISKGALDLSQVRAVVLDEADEMLDLGFREDLEFILEAAPESRRTLLFSATVPRAIADLAKTFQRDALRLVATSAGEQHADIEYQQIVVRNDEREHAVINTLLLYDSSNTIVFCHTRESVKHLTARLANRGFAVVALSGELTQAERSNALQAMRDGRARVCVATDVAARGIDLPNLDLVIHADVPSNPETLLHRSGRTGRAGRKGICALIVPLHRRSAAARVLRAANLEATTRGAPSIAEIDARNREQILAGATEMSAPDEAEAGFVAELLARLTPEQLAAAYIRRELAARPAPEEVSEQPIPAFNEKPPRRDKRFLDEDGAPRGKPEPMQNGRWFTLSIGRNRRADPKWLLPMICKAGDVTKRDVGSIKILDTETRFEIAADKADAFAAAIGRIGGQIEANTTIAASGPPSAPQKKKFNRDSAPRFSKRDDAPRYDKPARDDGPRYKVRSDKGEKLATKPAREITPPVEAEVREPVFYNRKPTETPKVNPKDKGKPKYKNREKRVPPVDAVANAPRKKPKKG, from the coding sequence GTGAACCTTCCCGAGACCATTCATCCCGCGCTTGCCGCCGCCCTCGCCGCCCGTGGCTACGACATGCTGACCCCGGTGCAGTTGAGCGTGCTTGAGCCCGAGGCTGCCGAGCGTGATCTGCTGGTGTCGGCACAGACCGGCTCCGGCAAGACCGTGGCTTTCGGCATGGCGATCGCCCCGACGCTGCTGGGCGAGGCCGAGCGGTTCGCGCCGGCCACGACGCCACTGGCGCTGCTGATCGCCCCGACCCGCGACCTCGCCCTGCAGGTGCAGCGCGAGTTGCAATGGCTCTATGCCGAGACCGGCGCCCAGATCGCTGCCGGGGTAGGGGGCATGGATATCCGCACCGAACGGCGGGCGCTGGAGCGCGGCGCCCAGATCGTCGTGGGCACGCCGGGACGCCTGCGCGACCATATCTCGAAAGGGGCGCTGGACCTCAGTCAGGTCCGGGCGGTGGTGCTCGACGAGGCCGACGAGATGCTCGACCTCGGTTTCCGCGAGGATCTCGAGTTCATCCTCGAAGCCGCGCCCGAGAGCCGCCGCACATTGTTGTTTTCGGCCACTGTGCCGCGCGCCATCGCCGATCTGGCCAAGACCTTCCAGCGCGATGCCCTGCGCCTTGTCGCCACCAGCGCCGGCGAACAGCACGCCGATATCGAGTACCAGCAGATCGTGGTGCGGAACGACGAGCGCGAGCACGCGGTGATCAACACCCTGCTGCTCTACGACAGCTCCAACACCATCGTGTTCTGCCACACCCGTGAGTCGGTGAAGCACTTGACCGCCCGCCTCGCCAACCGCGGTTTTGCGGTGGTGGCGCTGTCGGGTGAACTGACCCAGGCCGAGCGCTCCAACGCGCTGCAGGCGATGCGCGACGGTCGGGCCAGGGTCTGCGTTGCCACCGACGTCGCCGCCCGCGGCATCGACCTGCCCAATCTGGATCTGGTCATTCATGCCGACGTGCCCTCCAACCCCGAGACGCTGCTGCATCGCTCGGGTCGTACCGGACGCGCCGGCCGCAAGGGCATCTGCGCGCTGATCGTGCCGCTGCACCGGCGCAGCGCCGCCGCCCGGGTGCTGCGCGCCGCGAACCTCGAGGCAACCACCCGGGGCGCTCCGAGCATTGCCGAGATCGATGCCCGCAATCGCGAGCAGATTCTCGCCGGCGCCACCGAGATGAGCGCCCCCGACGAGGCCGAGGCCGGTTTCGTCGCCGAGTTGCTAGCCCGGTTGACGCCGGAGCAACTGGCCGCCGCCTATATCCGCCGCGAGCTTGCCGCGCGCCCGGCGCCCGAAGAGGTGTCCGAGCAGCCGATCCCGGCCTTCAACGAGAAGCCACCGCGCCGCGACAAGCGTTTCCTCGACGAGGACGGCGCGCCGCGCGGCAAGCCCGAACCGATGCAGAACGGCCGCTGGTTCACCCTGTCGATCGGCCGCAATCGGCGCGCCGATCCGAAATGGCTGCTGCCGATGATCTGCAAGGCCGGCGACGTCACCAAGCGCGACGTCGGCTCGATCAAGATCCTCGACACCGAGACCCGCTTCGAGATCGCCGCCGACAAGGCCGACGCCTTTGCAGCCGCCATCGGCCGGATCGGTGGGCAGATCGAGGCCAACACCACCATCGCCGCCTCCGGTCCGCCCTCGGCGCCGCAGAAGAAGAAGTTCAACCGCGACAGCGCCCCGCGCTTCAGTAAGCGGGACGACGCGCCGCGTTACGACAAGCCGGCTCGCGACGATGGTCCCCGTTACAAGGTGCGCTCCGACAAGGGTGAAAAGCTGGCCACCAAGCCCGCACGGGAGATCACCCCACCGGTCGAGGCCGAGGTGCGCGAGCCGGTGTTCTACAACCGCAAGCCGACCGAGACGCCGAAGGTAAATCCCAAGGACAAGGGCAAGCCCAAGTACAAGAACCGCGAGAAGCGCGTTCCCCCGGTCGATGCCGTCGCCAACGCCCCGCGCAAGAAGCCGAAAAAGGGTTAA
- a CDS encoding tautomerase family protein produces MPYVRIEITDGATYEQKLQIYKETTEMLGRILNKKPEYTFVVIEEVDNKNWGHMGTSVAKIREAEAKAAAKAPKVTKAAKDKPKAKPKPKTVKA; encoded by the coding sequence ATGCCTTACGTCCGTATCGAGATTACCGACGGCGCGACTTACGAGCAGAAGTTGCAGATCTACAAAGAGACCACGGAGATGCTCGGGCGCATCCTGAACAAGAAGCCCGAGTATACCTTCGTCGTCATCGAGGAAGTCGACAACAAGAATTGGGGCCATATGGGCACCTCCGTGGCCAAGATCCGCGAGGCCGAGGCCAAGGCTGCCGCAAAGGCACCCAAAGTCACCAAGGCGGCCAAGGACAAGCCGAAAGCCAAGCCGAAGCCCAAGACCGTAAAGGCCTGA
- a CDS encoding tautomerase family protein, with amino-acid sequence MPEILVHIVEGRSKESKKALMKDITEAVVKNFNVPAERVVVQIVESSRDSKLRGGVPFDEM; translated from the coding sequence GTGCCCGAGATTCTCGTTCACATCGTCGAGGGCCGCTCGAAAGAGTCAAAGAAGGCGCTGATGAAGGACATCACCGAGGCGGTGGTGAAAAACTTCAACGTCCCAGCCGAGCGCGTCGTCGTGCAGATCGTCGAGAGTTCCAGGGACAGCAAGTTGAGGGGCGGCGTGCCCTTCGACGAAATGTAA